In one window of Lewinella sp. 4G2 DNA:
- a CDS encoding RNA polymerase sigma factor — MAATSSPENLPPPPSLSDAALAQEINAGNERLLGELYNRYAGKIYYKCLGMMKDAGVAQDMAHDVFIKVSLNLHRYQGTADLSFWIYAITYNHCIAQLKKDKRLRFGPIDENADREDEGDIELEAKVISDLRLTQLKRVLQQLRPDEAILLTMRYQDGMSVKQIAAILKLGESAVKMRLKRGRSHLAKLMNDLDDE, encoded by the coding sequence ATGGCTGCAACTTCATCGCCGGAAAATTTACCGCCACCTCCGTCGCTATCGGACGCCGCCCTTGCGCAAGAGATAAATGCTGGAAACGAGCGCCTACTGGGTGAATTATACAACCGGTACGCGGGAAAGATTTACTACAAGTGCCTGGGGATGATGAAGGACGCCGGGGTGGCTCAGGATATGGCGCATGACGTGTTCATCAAGGTGTCCCTCAACCTGCACCGCTACCAAGGTACGGCGGACCTTTCCTTCTGGATCTACGCCATCACTTACAACCACTGTATCGCCCAGCTCAAAAAGGACAAGCGCCTCCGCTTCGGACCCATCGACGAGAACGCAGACCGGGAGGATGAGGGTGATATTGAGTTAGAAGCCAAGGTGATCAGCGATCTCCGCCTGACCCAACTGAAGCGTGTCCTCCAGCAACTCCGGCCGGACGAAGCCATTTTGCTGACCATGCGTTATCAGGACGGAATGAGCGTCAAACAAATCGCGGCCATCTTGAAACTGGGTGAAAGCGCCGTGAAAATGCGCCTGAAAAGAGGTCGTAGCCACCTCGCCAAACTAATGAATGACCTGGACGATGAATGA
- a CDS encoding RimK family alpha-L-glutamate ligase, which yields MKALNFLILTDHRGHSDQNSLYALTQQLVKDARTAAAFVASRGDARNAAFFAGDLSAPIYGLVASQAFSQATAAEEFLTSQATSQYAEADVIWLRLPPPADRGFFAALSSFAPASAPKKAPVIINNPEGIIETGSKAFLQHFTAFTAPIWSVTSGSQIQELSEQHALVLKPLREYGGRGLVRILEGFAEEEGLKIPLGEWLEKANSTITSGAYLAMKYLKNVSAGDKRILVVNGRILGASVRVPAPGQWLCNVSQGGTSLAADIAPEEEKMIAAVAPVLLNKGVVIFGADTLVDDDGKRVLSELNTNSIGGFPQAEAQSGRPVLQQTINGIYDYLAARL from the coding sequence ATGAAAGCACTAAACTTTCTCATCCTTACCGACCACCGGGGGCACAGCGATCAGAACTCCCTCTACGCCCTGACGCAGCAATTGGTCAAGGACGCACGGACCGCAGCGGCCTTCGTCGCTAGCAGGGGGGATGCACGGAATGCGGCCTTTTTCGCTGGCGATCTGTCCGCTCCCATTTACGGATTGGTTGCCAGTCAGGCATTTAGTCAAGCAACCGCGGCGGAGGAGTTCTTGACTAGCCAAGCCACGTCCCAGTACGCGGAGGCCGACGTCATTTGGTTGCGCTTACCGCCGCCGGCTGACCGTGGATTCTTCGCTGCCCTCTCTTCCTTTGCACCTGCGTCAGCGCCCAAGAAAGCTCCCGTGATCATCAACAATCCGGAAGGAATAATCGAAACCGGAAGCAAAGCCTTTTTGCAGCACTTTACCGCGTTCACGGCACCGATCTGGTCCGTAACGAGTGGTTCGCAAATTCAGGAGCTCAGTGAACAGCACGCGCTGGTGCTGAAGCCATTACGGGAGTACGGTGGCCGTGGTTTGGTGAGAATATTGGAGGGTTTCGCCGAGGAAGAAGGACTCAAGATTCCGCTGGGGGAATGGCTCGAAAAGGCAAACTCTACCATCACCTCCGGCGCCTACCTCGCCATGAAGTACCTGAAGAATGTGAGTGCTGGTGATAAGCGCATTCTCGTCGTCAACGGCCGAATTTTGGGCGCCAGCGTACGGGTGCCCGCGCCTGGGCAGTGGCTGTGTAACGTGAGCCAGGGTGGTACGTCCCTGGCCGCGGACATCGCCCCCGAAGAAGAAAAAATGATTGCCGCCGTCGCTCCGGTTTTGCTAAACAAAGGTGTCGTGATCTTCGGCGCCGATACCCTCGTGGATGATGACGGAAAACGCGTCCTCTCCGAATTAAACACCAACAGTATCGGGGGTTTCCCCCAGGCCGAAGCCCAATCCGGCCGGCCGGTACTCCAACAAACTATTAATGGAATTTACGACTACCTCGCCGCGCGGCTATAA
- a CDS encoding RagB/SusD family nutrient uptake outer membrane protein, which produces MKAINIISPAKGLWLLTLVFLVLGASSCEDYLEEQPSTLIDSDYIYTTEEGLKSGVVSLYKFNRDRYDRRIEDFMGATLMSSRSDLAFSRTGYTGLMGRYQRGVSPVDQGANFVSTLFWRHFYNITNKATELINAAETIDGVDEDTRNQILAEARFFRANSYFYLYRMFNNIYVSTETITPDNAFDVINDRSSDEEILGLINSDLDFAIEHLEWNDVFGRVTKGTAKHVKAKVAMWEGDWQEAATQARDVIEGEDSPHALVGTTAAVFAGDRNHPEALFVIQSQDDLLGGGDNTMMNANYVTQYFQIPNIESNIAQGGRGFSRVLPNLYLQGLLEQDSSDTRNDDTYFRLRYFYTSGDRVGQQVDDYAPITDLDNPSPTYQRYYQRMHPSCIKFAQDDDNPDSYLNRSNIMVYRLAETYLIAAEALMRSGGDGLPYLNAIRERAGAAPVEDLDEQMILDERARELAFEGQRWFTLKRMGQDVIDRQITSFAGDGEFFPANLGAKDPRTNWQSHYINFPIAQQDLDLLGASYPQNDGY; this is translated from the coding sequence ATGAAAGCGATTAATATCATTTCTCCGGCTAAGGGCCTCTGGTTACTTACCCTGGTATTTTTGGTTCTCGGCGCATCGTCGTGTGAGGATTACCTCGAAGAGCAGCCCAGCACGCTCATCGATTCTGACTACATCTATACCACTGAGGAAGGCCTGAAGTCGGGCGTCGTCAGTCTCTACAAGTTCAACCGCGACCGTTACGACCGGCGGATTGAGGACTTTATGGGCGCCACGCTCATGTCCTCCCGCAGCGATCTGGCCTTTAGCCGGACGGGATATACCGGTCTGATGGGCCGTTACCAGCGGGGGGTGTCCCCGGTGGACCAGGGAGCGAATTTTGTTTCCACCTTGTTCTGGCGCCACTTCTACAACATCACCAACAAGGCGACCGAGCTCATCAACGCCGCCGAAACGATTGATGGGGTGGACGAAGATACACGCAACCAGATCCTGGCCGAAGCACGATTTTTCCGGGCCAATTCCTACTTCTACCTGTACCGGATGTTCAACAACATCTACGTATCCACGGAAACGATTACGCCGGATAATGCTTTTGACGTCATCAACGACCGGAGCTCCGACGAGGAAATTCTTGGGCTCATCAACAGCGACCTCGACTTTGCCATTGAGCACCTCGAATGGAACGACGTCTTCGGCCGCGTTACTAAGGGAACGGCGAAGCACGTCAAGGCCAAGGTCGCGATGTGGGAAGGTGACTGGCAGGAAGCCGCTACCCAGGCTCGTGACGTCATCGAAGGGGAGGATAGCCCCCACGCCCTCGTTGGTACTACAGCCGCCGTTTTCGCTGGTGACCGTAACCACCCCGAGGCGCTTTTCGTCATCCAATCGCAGGACGACCTGCTCGGTGGCGGCGATAACACGATGATGAATGCGAACTACGTCACCCAGTACTTTCAAATCCCGAATATTGAGTCCAACATCGCTCAGGGTGGCCGCGGCTTCTCCCGTGTTCTGCCGAATCTCTACCTCCAGGGCTTGCTGGAGCAGGATTCTTCCGATACCCGGAATGATGATACCTACTTTCGCCTCCGTTACTTCTACACCTCCGGCGATCGGGTAGGGCAGCAGGTTGACGACTACGCCCCGATCACCGATTTGGATAACCCCAGCCCGACCTATCAACGCTACTACCAGCGGATGCACCCCTCCTGCATCAAGTTCGCGCAGGACGACGACAATCCGGACAGCTACCTCAACCGCAGCAACATCATGGTTTATCGTCTCGCAGAGACTTACCTGATCGCGGCCGAGGCCCTCATGCGCAGCGGTGGAGATGGTCTTCCCTACCTCAACGCCATCCGTGAACGCGCCGGGGCAGCTCCCGTCGAGGACCTGGACGAACAGATGATCCTGGACGAGCGCGCGCGGGAGTTGGCCTTCGAAGGTCAACGCTGGTTCACGCTCAAGCGCATGGGTCAGGACGTCATTGACCGGCAGATCACCAGCTTTGCGGGCGACGGCGAGTTCTTCCCCGCCAACCTCGGCGCGAAAGACCCCCGGACCAACTGGCAATCCCACTACATCAACTTCCCGATTGCCCAGCAGGACCTGGATCTCCTGGGCGCTAGTTATCCACAGAACGACGGGTACTAA
- a CDS encoding glycerophosphodiester phosphodiesterase family protein → MPYRQFHILLLFLLFTTGALAQVPCEGSGDQALRVMTYNIRLDVASDGDNAWPKRKEFLANQIEFHAPDVIGTQEGTPGQIDWLDGRLTDYARIGEGREGGHRGEYSAIYYNRHRLAPVESGTFWLSETPEKVSTGWDAALPRIVTWGQFSDRRGGGDFFVFNTHFDHRGERARNESADLILSMIDSLNKNELPYVVMGDLNLTPETEPIGRLTARLTDAFEAAPIRLGPAGTFTGFKHDQPATRRIDYILVDPSIEVANFATLTDAVEGRYPSDHFALVSTLHLRPRPLIIAHRGASGYALENSLDAFRRAVDMRADMIELDVFTLKDGNVVCFHDGGLKRLTGVKGKIVNYTLEQLNQLSLKDGSRIPLLSDAMRVMGKQLRLNVELKGPGTAKPTYEIIQRFIADKGWKIEDFHISSFRHDELKIMRGLDDQIEIGILPHGSPVAALDVAREVQAYSINAYHGSLNEKSVAEIRAAGLKIFAWTTNAYGTISRLAELGIDGYITNYPDRVEAVLGE, encoded by the coding sequence ATGCCTTACCGCCAATTTCACATTCTGCTATTATTCCTGCTTTTCACCACGGGGGCGCTGGCGCAGGTGCCGTGTGAAGGATCCGGGGACCAAGCCCTACGCGTGATGACCTACAACATCCGTTTGGATGTCGCCAGTGACGGGGATAATGCCTGGCCAAAGCGGAAGGAATTCCTCGCCAACCAGATCGAATTCCACGCGCCGGACGTCATCGGCACTCAGGAAGGCACCCCCGGGCAGATCGATTGGCTCGATGGCCGGCTCACCGATTACGCACGGATCGGCGAAGGCCGGGAAGGTGGTCACCGGGGAGAGTACTCCGCCATCTACTATAACCGCCACCGGCTGGCTCCGGTGGAATCGGGGACATTCTGGCTCTCCGAAACGCCGGAAAAAGTCTCCACGGGTTGGGACGCCGCCCTGCCCCGCATCGTAACCTGGGGCCAGTTTTCGGACCGCCGGGGTGGGGGAGATTTCTTCGTCTTCAATACCCACTTCGATCACCGGGGAGAGCGGGCCCGCAACGAAAGCGCCGACCTCATCCTCAGCATGATTGATTCCCTCAACAAAAATGAATTGCCCTACGTCGTGATGGGCGACCTCAACCTGACGCCGGAGACCGAGCCCATCGGTCGGCTCACCGCACGGCTGACGGACGCCTTCGAGGCGGCCCCCATTCGCCTTGGCCCCGCGGGAACGTTCACCGGCTTCAAGCACGACCAACCGGCTACGCGTCGGATTGACTACATCCTGGTGGATCCCTCCATCGAAGTAGCCAACTTCGCTACCCTGACGGACGCGGTAGAGGGGCGCTATCCTTCCGATCATTTTGCCCTGGTCTCTACTTTGCACCTGCGGCCGCGCCCGCTAATTATTGCGCACCGAGGAGCCAGTGGATACGCCCTGGAAAATTCCCTCGATGCCTTCCGCCGGGCCGTGGATATGCGGGCCGATATGATTGAATTGGACGTGTTTACCCTGAAAGACGGTAACGTCGTATGCTTCCACGATGGCGGTTTAAAACGACTGACCGGGGTAAAGGGCAAAATAGTTAACTACACGCTGGAGCAGCTTAACCAGTTGAGTTTGAAGGATGGATCGCGCATTCCGTTGTTGAGCGATGCCATGCGGGTGATGGGCAAGCAGCTGCGACTGAACGTGGAGCTGAAGGGCCCCGGGACGGCAAAACCGACCTACGAGATCATCCAGCGGTTTATCGCCGACAAAGGCTGGAAGATTGAGGACTTTCACATTTCCAGCTTCCGCCACGACGAGCTCAAGATCATGCGTGGGCTGGATGACCAAATTGAAATCGGCATCCTGCCCCACGGCTCGCCAGTCGCCGCGCTGGACGTTGCGCGGGAAGTGCAGGCATATTCCATCAATGCCTACCACGGTAGCCTCAACGAAAAATCAGTCGCTGAGATCCGCGCGGCGGGCCTGAAGATCTTTGCCTGGACGACCAATGCTTACGGTACCATCAGCCGCCTGGCGGAGCTGGGGATTGATGGCTACATCACGAATTATCCGGACCGGGTGGAGGCGGTGCTGGGGGAGTAG
- a CDS encoding class I SAM-dependent methyltransferase, whose translation MVPSVQSYYDQLAPTYDHNRFGNSYGRYLHWQEENILKRYLSPPEHDQVLDLACGTGRFMHHCSVGLDLSPEMIAVARRKFPEKDFTVANALRTPFTEDSFDAIISFHLLMHLQPEDLRAFCAEGYRLLRHGGRLIFDLPSAERRTLLRRRQNHWHGANAFTHADVTEVLGDRWRILTTRGIAVFPVHRIPRRLRPTLRSLDSWLGKTPLARAASYRVYVIEKI comes from the coding sequence ATGGTTCCATCCGTACAAAGCTATTACGATCAACTTGCACCCACTTACGACCACAATCGGTTCGGCAATTCTTACGGCCGCTACCTGCACTGGCAGGAAGAAAATATCCTTAAACGCTACCTCAGCCCGCCGGAACACGACCAGGTCCTGGACCTCGCCTGTGGCACCGGCCGCTTCATGCATCACTGCAGCGTGGGCCTCGACCTAAGCCCGGAAATGATTGCCGTAGCCCGGCGGAAGTTTCCGGAAAAAGACTTTACCGTTGCTAATGCACTCCGTACACCCTTCACGGAAGACAGCTTCGACGCCATCATTTCTTTCCACTTGTTGATGCACCTTCAGCCGGAAGACCTACGGGCATTCTGCGCTGAAGGCTACCGCCTGTTACGCCACGGTGGTCGCCTTATTTTCGATTTGCCCTCCGCTGAGCGCCGGACGCTGCTTCGTCGCCGGCAAAACCATTGGCACGGAGCCAATGCGTTTACGCACGCAGACGTGACCGAGGTACTTGGGGACCGCTGGCGTATCCTTACCACTCGGGGGATTGCCGTCTTTCCCGTCCACCGCATTCCACGGCGCCTGCGCCCAACGCTGCGTTCGCTGGATAGCTGGTTGGGGAAGACACCGCTTGCCCGCGCTGCCTCCTACCGGGTTTATGTAATTGAAAAGATATGA
- a CDS encoding VanW family protein, whose product MMFRAITPRFLKIAWQLARRKVRHRGWRFAQFRPDGVAFPIQISLCQPIRPSSHLSNKVHNLRLASTLVEAIVIHPGEAFSFWHCVGPPTKRRGYLPGRNLIAGRLREDYGGGLCQLSGILYHLALLAGLEIVERHHHSVDSYREAERFTPLGSDATVVYGYRDLIFRNRLSAPIHFLITVADTDLTASLCCLTDLTAKTIYFRRVNSDTSSIEVISEAGDGTVLAHSVYQRN is encoded by the coding sequence ATGATGTTCCGAGCCATCACTCCTCGGTTTCTGAAGATAGCCTGGCAACTCGCCAGGAGAAAGGTTCGGCACCGTGGCTGGCGATTTGCGCAGTTTCGTCCTGACGGCGTTGCGTTCCCCATCCAAATTAGCCTCTGCCAGCCGATCCGGCCGAGCAGTCACCTCAGTAACAAGGTGCACAATCTTCGGCTAGCGAGTACACTGGTGGAGGCAATTGTCATCCATCCGGGTGAAGCTTTTTCCTTTTGGCACTGCGTTGGCCCACCTACAAAACGGCGGGGCTATTTGCCCGGACGGAACCTTATTGCGGGCCGGCTACGGGAGGACTACGGCGGCGGGCTCTGCCAATTATCCGGCATCCTTTATCACCTGGCGCTTTTAGCCGGGCTGGAAATCGTTGAACGCCATCACCATTCGGTCGACAGTTACCGGGAGGCCGAGCGTTTCACGCCGCTGGGGTCCGACGCCACGGTGGTTTACGGATACCGCGATTTGATATTTCGCAATAGGCTTTCCGCGCCCATTCACTTTTTAATTACTGTGGCCGATACCGACCTTACCGCTTCATTGTGTTGCCTCACAGACCTAACTGCGAAGACCATCTACTTCCGGCGCGTGAACTCAGATACCAGCAGTATAGAAGTAATCTCCGAAGCGGGGGACGGTACCGTTTTGGCCCATTCCGTTTACCAAAGAAACTAG